Sequence from the Primulina huaijiensis isolate GDHJ02 chromosome 16, ASM1229523v2, whole genome shotgun sequence genome:
TAGTTTTTTCGACTTATAGTCCTTCTGAAACCAAGATCTTAAATTTAGGATGCGATCTCGAGTTTGACACTCAATTCtaacaaatattttctcaactagaaaagaggaagaagaagatagATTGTAGGAAATTTTATTGAGAATGTAAGACAGATATAAGGGGTATATCTACACTGATCGAATCCAAATAACTTGTTTATtccacataaaaagaaaaaatgtagAGAAACGTCACGAATGTTTCAAAGTTTCAGGCGGTGCTAGTTAGGAGGCCGAAGAGTCGGAGCCCCAAGTTCCCTTGGAGTCTGATTAGGCCACGACATAAGATGAAGCTGAACGGTTTCAGCGTTTTCCATCGCCAAAACTAATGTTTGCTTGATTTCGGCATTGTCACAACAGTGTGTAAAGACTCTAAATCAACTGTTGAAGGCATCAAGCTCTTCCCTTGTAGCCTTGAAATCACGAGCAAGTGATTTGTGTTGCTCATTCTGCTGCTGTCCCATTCGCTACAGAGGAAATGCAGACGAATCCTTGCTATACATACATTTGTTAATCACATTCAAATAATAAAGAACATTTCACGAGGTTCAAGACGTATCAACCTACTCAGTTCGTCTCATGTCCATTCCGAATCGGGTTTCTCCAGGTTCTGGGATTTGTACAAGTGAAACCTCTGACACACCAGGGAGAAACCAGAGTCGGATACCTTGCACTATGTTTAATGTGGTATTGATAATTTGTTGTCTGCTGCGAGTCAACTCCGTGCCTTTCACCTGATTGTTCTCCTTTTAAAAAGAGTATTTAAACAAACTTAGAGCCGATAGTAATGTAAAGATTTGAAGAGTACAAAGAAAAATGATACATACCGAAGTGATGATTTGTTCGGTTTGGACGTTCAAGAAAATTAGAGGGATCCCGGAAGACACCGCAGCAGAAAACCAGGCCATGGCCCTGACCGTGGATGCTTTGGTTCCGCATTCACGTCTGTAGACCTTAGATCAGGCAGATATATTCCCACCTTCGATTTCCAGTCGTATCTCATCCCCGTCCAGTGAAATCCTTTGAAGTCCAAATTCACCACTCTTCTGCTCATCTCTGTGGCATCAACATATGACAATTCCATCAACATTGTCATTTGGATCAAAACTTTGGTGTTCTTTGTAGACTTCAAAAATCTAAACTCGTACAGAAATGCGGAGAGGAAAAAAACAGAAAGAATCTACCTTGGAGTTCAAAACACTTCTCATAAGTCATGCCTGCAAGAACCGCGATGTGTCTTTCATCAGAAGCTGCTCTGACGGTAAACTTCTTCCGCAGTTTTACATTTCGATCCTGCACAACATATGCCTGTAGTTTCAACGTTTTTTCTCCCCGTCTCACCTTTAACCACACGTATTTGCCCCCTCGGTTTATTCTACGAGCTTATTTTTGCTGATAGGAATTATTCATCGGCACAATCTTCTGCTACGCCATCAACTTGACGTGGACAAATAATAAAAGACcaggtattttgtgagacggtctcacgaatctttagtTCAACCCTttcgatattcaaaataaaaagtaatactcttagcataaaaagtaataatttttcatggatgacccaaataagatattcgtctcacaaaatacgatccgtgagatcgtctcatatgCCATAATTAAAATTCGTGTTCACTGCTTCCTATTTGAGAAATATGCGCCAATAACTTTTGTCAAATAATTCCCTTGTCAAAATTGAAAAATCAACCCAAATCTCTGCTTCCATCAATCAAAATATCAGGTCAAACGACCAACACTTTTAGGTTTGCTTGATATGTTCCTAAAGTTTGTTTCGGCCCTTTCCTTAAAGAAGATATCGATGTTGCCAGGCATTTTGACTCCATTGAATTAAGACCTTATCCATTAGACTTTACAAAATGTAAATTTCCCAGAAAGTGAAAGTAAACATGTTTTGATTCACTAAATATTCATCAAATCCCTCAAAAATTTGATTAGAGGTCAGTTGAAAAGCAAAGGGTCACACCCTCGAGACCGAGCCGTTTTCGACATcagcgttgtttaacaatcacacaactAAAACAATAAGTCTCGCAGCGCAACATAAACCAAAccaatttatttcataaataactTGTTTTTACAATGAATATTTCCAAAAACAAAatagaattaagaaaatgttttacagcttgaacaataaataatgataataaaattaaactaaATCCGAAATCTTGAATTATTCTTTACCATCAGCCCcatatataaaacatattttgTCCATCTTTCTCTATTTGTTCTTCGTTATTATCTGGAGAAAGAAAGTGAGTTGTAACTATTTGGAAAAACACTGAACAATAAGAACGATTGATGCACAATATATATGCGTACATAATTTTCGAATACCAAGGCAAGACATATCATAACAAATCAAAAATGTATAACACTAATATTTCATCTTATTTTTCATAGTTTACTTATCAGTATCTAATTCTTAATGCTCTAGGGTTCTCATATCAAACTTAAATTATAACAATGATAATAATTCTttcatatacaaaatatagAACAAGGAACCCTGCGCGATTGGATTTTTCAAAACATATATATGCCTAATTTTAAAACAGTAAGCTCATTTACAAACACAATTGtgcaaaattttatatatgtaaGCTCACttacaaattatttttcaaaaacatgTCTCGAAATCTTGTGCTTCTTCTTGAGAGAAATTCTGCAGCGTTTTGTTTAAACTCTTGTAACGTTTTTCGTAATTATGAGTGAAATAAGTGGTGCAAATTTCGAATAGCAAGACTTGATCTACTTGTCttgtaaatattttatcttgaaATATACATCATGATGGATGCAAATTCAGGTCAAGAAATCGAACATGCCCAAAAAACTTTCAGCCCACATTTTCTCCACATGTATTGGCAAGACTTTGTTCAAGCTCGTGTATCTGTGTCAAAACACGTGCCCTTCCGCATgcattatttgaatttaaactTGCCTCTTGATACTAGCTAGCTAGCTCCATTTTCCGAAAATTATAAAAGTCTGAAAAAAACTTGACACTGACATAAGATGAAATGGAGGATGCACCTTCTTGTGAGGCCACCTTAATTAGCAAGCCTTCATTGGTACGTAATAATCTAAAAATCACGGGCAACAAATCCTTGTGCACCCATCGTTGAATTACTAGTTATGATCGAAAAAAGCTAGATTAGTTTTTTAAGCTGGTAGAGAAATTTAATTGGTGGACTCAACTTTTGCAGTCACTGAGTAGAACAGATATAGATAAAGATTAACGTTTTGGTATTAAGAATTTAATCGAAGTCATTTTCTGTCAATGTCTATTAGTCTAATGGGGTATATATGAGCACGTGATGACATGAATTGGGACCTCGAAGTGCACGTGGAATAAAGTGACAGCCTACTGCTAAACGCAAACAACTTTGCCTGTCAGACTATGACAATATATCTATTTTGCATATTACTGCGCCTGAGCCTAAATATGTCGGTATATAATACGTAAGCTAAAGCAGATTTGCAATAACTTGTCATTTGGATCTGCACGTGTCCCCCTTGTCTTAATTACTGGCTAGTACGTAGTATTTTTTTCCTCTTGTTTCATAGTAAATAACAGATATTTTTCAGTTATTCCCACTGCTGATTGGACCCGTTCTTGTCTCACATGCACCAAATTACATGGAGTACTGTTTTAAGTATCCTAGCTAGCTAGCATACATACAGCTAGCAATATGTATGTATGGTTTGTATAGATAGCCAAGGGAAGATGCATGGGAATCATAAACATTCAACAATCTTAAATATTGGACAGACAAGAATTCTGCACGGAAAGTGATGCATCTTAGGAAATCAACCTCTTATGTctgaaattgaattaataataatcaaacgAGCATGTGAACTTGACTAGGTTTATGGGGGGCAGAGATCCTTATCCTATGCGCATGACATACTGACACATTAACTAATTAATGTCCAAGACATATATGGTTTCTCCATATTTCTCTCACCGGACTGCATGACAGACtttctcataaaaaaatataaataatattatatattatttgtttggcAAAGCAGATTTCTAACTGGTCATAGCAGCTTAGGACCTCCGCAATAGTGAATTGTTATAACACTCACCAATTCATCAAAAATCGTGGAGTTCATTGTTACATACTTATTATAACAACATATCTCTTTCACTCACATTCCTTTTAACATTAACACTCAGTATTTATGGGTCTCACAGTCCACTCAatcatcttaaatttttttttaaatacacatgttttacaatatttaaatcattttctaGATGTTCCAACAGTTATTTTACAATGACAATTTTGCAAAGATGATAATAATTGAAAATCACATTAATCGAAATGagaaatacaataattaaaaattacaatcaCTCGAAAATACAATAATACTAAAAAATGAACTTTTGGTAAATAGTTTAGATATTGCGTTGAATCGATATACCTTCTTTTGGATTGTATTGTGCCAATGTGACCGTATAACATTTGCACTTCTGGTGTTTGAACCTAGAGGACGATTCTCATTGTAGTAGCTTGCAACACGTCCCCCAAAAACATCCGTCTTTTGATCATTGTCGATTATTGGATCATCGCTGATAGTGACAAAATTTCTCGCTAAGACCTCATCTTCAACCTTTGTCCAACTCGAACGTTTTCTTGAACTCTCAACGTTTGAATCCGCTTTTTTTAAATTGACCACCTCAATTAGAGATTCACGATCGGAAAGTTGCGTCTCCAGGACAAAAGTCGGAGTTGCAGGTTCATTTAATATCGGAGATGTGAAAGGCATAACAGTTGTGTGCTGGGTACTATAGCCATGAACAACCGACGATGTGAAATACGGATGACTCATATTTTGTTAATATTCGGCTGGAAGCGGTTGATATGGACCTCGAGGGGCATAATTATGATGATTCATAGAATTCCCAAAACCTTGGAAATTTTGAAGATTTTGTGTAGGAAACGACATATTTGGAAATGAATGTGGGTATTGATAATTTGGTGGGATTTGTGGATTTTGGGAAGATGAATATTCTTGCGGGTTGTTCATAGAATTCaagaaatttgtaaaaaatgCCTTATTATTTTCATGCATTTCGGATAGAAAATATGATTGTTGgaacttaaaaaaatagatgGGTAGAATGTTAGAGAGTAGAATTGAAGAGTGTAGTGACTTGGAATGAAAATATGTGTACACATTGGTGGATATTTATAGAAAAGATTTCAAATTAGccgttaaattttttttaagatttttaataatttaattcgaatttaatttacaaaattgaaaataataaaaaaaaataaaaaaaccgttataaaaaaattaaacaaaataataaaaaagtattaaaaaaagtaaaaaaaaatattaaaaaagttaaaaaaataataaaaaatgggAAGAGTTGAATGAATGCCCCTCTCTCTCCTGTGAGTGAGCATTATAATGTCAACTCACAATGGAGAGGGGGTGTTAAATGAGTATTATAATGTCCATTTAACACCACAATGTGGGTGCTCTTATTGGTACTATATCCTTCATCTGAAGTAGTTCTTCTCGCATTTCAACATCTAATCATTcctttgtgtgtgtgtatatatatatatttaaaaaatcacattatattttaaaaaatcacattatatattgatgatcgatctaaaaaaaattaatttttcatcaCATTATATATTGGGATAGGTTTCAATTGTAGAATGGACAAAATCTACTTTTGAGCAAAACACATTTCAATTTTAGGTCTAGTCAGACGTGACAACCTAATAAAACACTCATATCTTGTTATTGTTATGTATATTAATATTTCACACGTATGATGCACAATATgttaatttatgtaattaataattaaaatgaaaaaatatcattgtttgaataattattaaaactattgaaataatataaaaaaatatattaaaatcttaaatagtattataaaaatatatgtcaTTTGAGATAATGCTCAAATAAagataataatattatgttgttaCATTcgatttctttaataaaataataaaaaagatatttaaaaaaatatattattttgtttatcaaaatttaaacaataaataaatatttttcaaaaaatttattagatgaattttttgatcaactttttaaattatttttaggatatattaaaaatatttatatcaattaataaagtcataattaagattaataataataatatcaatttacagaaaatcaatatatttaaaaaattcacaacgacattatttaaaaagttggaaaaaataatattatgcaaaaaaattatattttatttaatataatagaGTTGTGAGAATTAAATTTATTGAGCTCGAGTTTAATGGTATTTGGTTCATAAGTTTGGAAGCTCGAGCTCGTTTGTGTGGCTCAAGTTCGTCTAGTTTATTGTGCCGTGAATTTAGCAACATGCATTGTTTACTTGTTGTATCACATTGAAGTTTTAGTAAATAAATGACATGTGAATGCTATAAAATAAGAAACTCGCCATGCAATTTTCTATATATTAGTTAAATTTTTGGCTAAGAATGCTCAAATAGCTAGAAAACGAGCTCAATGAGTATTTAAAAgaagtaaattttatttttgagtcaGACttgttaaatataataaatgagtTATTAAAAGaagtaaatttcattttaatccttaatttcattaaaacaatatatatttggCATTGATTGCCAATATTCTAGTAAATTTCTTCGaaggatttaaatattttaggtAATTAAGTCGACACCGACCATAATTTTGTCTCAATATTGTAATCAATCACGGtagatttttttactttttcgttATATAAAATGGTCGATTTAGAAACTGTCTAAAACAATGGAAATCatcaactataattttttttatttatttattacatatgGTATAATCGATACTTTATCGTatgtcaaataaatatttatatattgaaattgttatattttatataatattttccgTTACAAAAAGAATGACCTTTTAAGTTCTCAAGCTAGCCGTAACAGTGATGGAtgtcttttaaattatttgaataaactCTGTCCAAAGTAGTAGACGAAGAAGATTCTCAAATGCCAAGTATTTCAGATTTTACTGATCTTGTTACgtataatatatatagattaGTAGGATATAACTAAGGTTaagtaaatatttttgtaataatatttataaaataacataaccattTATAAGCTTGAGAAGTTCTCCGATGGGTATCAATTgagaattataaaatatatatactgtcctcaaattcaaattatatatgGGCATGGCATGGTCGTCAAtttaatgtattatttttttttaacgacCTTTTATAtttagcaaaaaaaaataatacatttaacgACCTTTTATATTTCTTGCTAAATAATGGATTTTgagataaaaatcatttaattatgtttgaccGTACAGAAAAATGCCAAATTAGATTAGGAGATATGTCCTTTATAAATACACTCTCTACCTATTCCTATCCCTTCATCAAAGCCAAGCTAGCTCTTTCTCGTTTCTCGCTCTCTTTGATAGCAGATCTTTTCTCTCCcttctgatttttttattatttgtttttcagGAACCCTTTGGCTTGGAAATCAATAATCCGGATCCGGATTCATAAAATGTACAGCCgagaaaaatcaagaaaaaatcacCGCGACGAACTATCTTTTTCCTCCACCCTTCTTGATGAAATCTACCGGTCCCTTAATGCAAATGCTGATAATACCGAGGActcgaattttttttacagAGATAACAAATTGGTAAAAGGTCAGGTGAATTTCAGTGGGAATGGTAATTATTGCCGCAGCCGCCGTGCAGAAGATGAAGAGATGGCTAGTTTCAGAAGGGCTTGTTTTGTTGAAAAATGGATGctaaaagaagaaaatgataatCTTTTGGTGAGAAGGGGTTCATTAGTGGCAGAATCTGAAAACAAGTCATTCCAAGACAaagatttgttttatttcagtTCAAATTCGATTTCTTCAGACAGTTCTGGTGCCCTTTCCTCTTCACCGGACGCTGACTTCTTCAGTTCCTCGACGAAGTCGAGAGTTTCTTGTTTTTCATCGGTCGAGAGGCCAAAACCTGTCCGAGTCGGAGGGAAAGACAGACAAGATGAGTTGGATGATTACAAAATGGGGGACGAAAATTTGTTTAAATCCAAGTCAAGAGCTCTGAAGATTTACGCGAGTTTGAGAAAAATGAAGCAGCCCATCTCGCCTGGCGGGAAGCTAACAAGTTTTATCAACTCTGTTTTCAATCATGCTAACGAAAAGAAGTTGAAAAATGCTGATTCAAGCAAAGGGAATCAAGTAGGAGATTTGAAATCGGTGGGATCATCGTCAAATTGTTCTTCGGCATCTAGGCCGTGTTTGAGCAAGAAGTCGCCAAAATCAAGGGAGAAGACGAGGAATGGTATTCAAAGAAGGGTCAGATTTGATCCTGTGAGCGTCATTTTGAATGGAGAATCAAGGCCTAAGAGCATAATTGGTGGGGATTGTAAAGGATTTGGAAGACATTCATCGGTAATTACAAATCAATTATTGGATGACTTGAAATTGAGGCGGATAAGAGTGAAGAATAGGACAGTTGAAGAGGATGATAAAAATGATAAGAAGAGCGATGATATGTCGTATGGTTTCAGGAAAAAAtgggaagaagaagatgatgaggATTCAATGAGTGATTCGAGTTCGGATTTGTTCGAGCTGGATCACTTGTCGTCGTTTGGACACAGTAGACTTCCCATGTACGAAACGATGAAACATTTTGTTATCTAGTCATGAGTTGTTTTTGTAATTTGGTTGTGTTTGCTGTATGTATGTATAAATTAAAAGTGGAATAGATAGAGGACTGGTGTGAGTGTGACAgactgataaaaaaaaagagaggagAATTAAGAAAGTTGATGCAAAAACATCCATCATGTTGTCACTTttaaacaataattaaatatattatgaaatcACTTAAATACTTGGTGTAATATAAATACCTCGTTgtttaataatcataatatttatCGGCTCTATTTACAAAAATAcaccatttttatttaataaaaatatcataagaaATTGTTGGTTTATCATCTACAACTATCGATCACAacctaataaaaatatttctttatcataatatataattttgaattattttttaaaatatcataacataagATTTTTTTGcacaaaaattatttatcaaaaaatatttttaacatgtagACATGAATTGCGTTGCTAGAATCATTGTGTTCAGAACTAGACCAGTCGATTCGGTTTATTCGAACTAGTCACAGTGCTCCTATCCGATCTCTTGAccagttattttaaaatagatcGACATATCCAATTATGAAAACATTGTGTAAAACcactaaatatatatatctttctatcttctattaattttttttttgacagcaaaacTTGTAATTTTATTGCGATAGATCAATTGTTACAAGATTTATTAAGTACGAGGGAAACTCACCATTCATCCACACAAAAGAGGAATGGTagtaagaagaaaaaagagCAATGTTATGAGCTACATTATTAGTCAATCTATTCTCATGAATAAAATCTGCAACTAcgggtttttttttataaggtCTATGACTTCTGAAATACGTAGATCCGCATAACCAATGTCTTTTTTAAAGTTCGTGACTGGTTGCACTGCCACTATTTTTTCCCCAATCATTACCATACTGCCAATAccaatttttatattgtccCAATCGTATTATCTATAAGCAAGCATGCAACACTTACACCAccagtataatatatattatattaaaattgaggAATAAGAGACAAAAATATAAGTTGGTGTAGTTTtattacttttaaaataaaacttattTATTTTGGTAATTATCATTTGACAATTGCCCTTTGGCAATCTAAGTGATTATCATTTTAACGCTTTAACTACTTTACTATATATACAAATcgggaaaaataataataaaatataaaacgaTGGTTTGGGTGTGGGTTTGGTCAAGAAAGGGCCTGATCCGATAGGAACGGGCCCAATCTACGTGACCCAAATCGTAGCCCGATTCACTGCTCTAGACGACGTCGTACGATAAGTTTACCATAAAGATCAAAAGAGGAAAGCAAGACAACTATCTCCGTTGCCGCCGATCTTTAATCGAAGCACAAGCGCTCCATAATGCTCCCAGGTCACCCGATCGCGTATACGTACAGCTGTCtgtcttaatttatttttttttccctacGATTTTGAACGGACTGGGAGTAAAGAAGGCatgatatttctattttttgttcTTTGTGACATGTTTTCGACTTctgggtttttttttctttttcttttgttttggtAAAATTAGGATTCTTTGTACGTACGTGACATTGTTACTTTGAGTTGTCTTTCTTGTTTTTGGTGTATGAAGATTTGGTGTTTTCTTTTTAAATGCTTTGGAGTTGAAGACGAGGAGGATGATAAAATGGATGCTGTTGTGAATACAATATACCCTTCTGGTGTTGAAAACGGGAGAGGGCCGATGAAGGAGAACCGGGACGAGCAAATGGCGAAAGATACTCTGAATTAGGGTTTTGTCTACCTTTACGCAATATCGGAGATGGTGATGAGGGAGAGGGGTTAGGGATAGGGTTACGGGTGACCGATGCCACTGGAAGAGAGGATAATGACAGGTTACATCTCGATGGTGTTATCGGTGAGAGAGGTGAGGATTTTTTTAAGTGGGTGAACGATATGGGGTTGAGATATACTGCTAGTGGTGGCAGCGGAAGTCAAGTGGACGTTAATATGAAATTAGGTTTTAATGGCGAGCCGccttcttcatcatcttcagctGTGGATATGGGTAGAGAGAAATATGATCGCGATTTACCAAATAAACGGCCAAAATTTCACTCTTTTGCTCTGTGAgacctctctctctctctctctctcgctACACGTGTGTGTTCGCCTGTGCCTGTGTTTTCAATACTGAACAGTATTATGTTTTTCGATCATATTTTAAAAGGTTGTCTGCACATGGTAATTGCTAATttgttatatgtttttttaatataaaattttgtgaccatttttatattatgttgTAAAACTCCCTCTACTGATGAAATTTGTTGCCCCAATTAAATTGAGGTTCTATAAATAACTCGGTTTTACCATCTTTCTACGTGCAGATTTGAATGTTCAGCAGCCATTACCTTATTGAGAATGTCATTGGTTTGCTCTTACTTGGCCCTGTATTAGGCGTGGCGAGGACATGCAGGAATAAAAGTCTGTTAATTGTTCTGTAGTTTTAGACGttgattttaaagattttgttgGGCTGTCGAGTTATGTTTGGAGATCGAATAACTGTTTACAAAGTCTGTGAGTTAGGTTTGAGAACTATGTGAGTATCACCAAGACCAAGCcactttatttgtttttgcttgCTTCATAAGATGTCATTGATTTTATACTCATGGGCTGTGTCCTTGTACTTTGTGTCCTCATTCACACTTTTcttgttaaaattaaaatttgttgTATCAAGATTATCCGTGTCTACAATATTTTTCAGCGTATTTTATATGTAAACTTGTAGCCACCTGGTCGTGAGACAGTAAGTTTAAATATTTCTGCGATATAAGTAGCTGCCTTTCTGTGGATATCCGGTCATCTGAGTACATATTTTTTcagaattattaaatttcttgccAAAGCTTGGTGTCACTGTGTCAGCTAAACGAATCATCAGCTTTCTGGTTTTTTGAACGAGTTTcttacttttttctttttcaacttTTGCACGGTTAATCTGGAACCTTGATGCGAGTGGCCAAATCATACCATCATTGCTGTACTTCTTTACTGGATTGCGTTAGTCATTTCATGTGATTATGTATTATATAAGTTAACAATTAGCCTTgccatattttttttgttttgcagGGATTGGGACTCGGATTTCGGGAATGAAATGCATTACCTTGCTCCTGTGCATAAGGATGTTGGTGATGAAAATTTGTATGATTTACGTGTTGCATCTGACAATGCTAGAAATGATTTCGATCCCTTAAAAATGGATCATCTAGAGGTTCGAATGGATCTTACCGATGACTTACTGCATATGgtatgtattttaaatgacCTGAAGGAAAGTAAATTAATTTTCCGCTGTTCTGAATGGTGAGGTTTAAGTGTTAGTGTTTTGTTTTAGGTCTTTTCTTTCTTGGACCAAATTGATCTTTGCCGAGCTGCAATGGTTTGTAGGCAGTGGAGGGATGCAAGTTCTCATGAAGATTTCGGGTGGTATTTGAATTTTGAGAATCAGTTCATATCGTCACGACGTTGTGAGTTTATTCCTTATTCCTGTGTCCTTATTTATTCAACAGCTTTTTGTAAACAGATTTTGAGAAATAGACATATTGAATGATCCCGTGATATAGATCCTCATAACCTGTTAGATTAACTTGTTTGGATGTAGCTTTAAAATAGAGGGAGGATTTATTTAAGTTGATGGCTAGTATCTCAACTGCCTGAAACGGCTTTTACTATTGCTCATGAACAATAATGATTTCTTGTGTATAATAAAAATGTGAACCGCACCTACAATAAACATCGTTTGAAGTTACTGAAGAATTATCCTTGTATACTTGATGGATTCTGGTTTAGCTTTACCCCCATGTCTAAGTTTTTTTTAGTCAAATGGAAATTGACTTGGGTTAGTTGATGTTTCAGTTGAAAAGATGTGTCAACGATATCCAAATGCTACTGCTGTAAATGTTTATGGTACTCCTGCAATCCATTCACTTGCAATGAAAGCAATCTCTGCATTAAGGTAATTTCAATTTGATCTTGTTGGATAATTCTATAATTTTGTGGCCTATATGTTTACTGATATGATTTTTGTGGCTCAGGAATCTTGAGATTTTAAGTCTGGGTAAAGGCCAGTTAGGCGAGACTTTTTTCGAAGCACTAACAGATTACCACATGTTGAGGAGTTTAACTGTCAATGATACTACTTTGGGTAATGGTATTCAGGAAATACCCCTTTATCATGATACGCTGCTCGATCTTCAGATAGTGAAATGCCGTGTGCTACGTGTTTCCATCAGGTGATTAAGCAGTGAAGcaagtttcaaattttaatcGATCTTTTCTATATTATTATTCATATTTCCTTGTCAGGTGTCCCCAGCTCGAAACATTGTCTCTGAAACGCAGTAGTATGCCACAAGCTGTTCTCAATTGTCCCCTCTTACGTCAGCTTGATATAGCTTCTTGTCACAAGCTCTCAGATGCTGCAA
This genomic interval carries:
- the LOC140961764 gene encoding protein BIG GRAIN 1-like A — translated: MYSREKSRKNHRDELSFSSTLLDEIYRSLNANADNTEDSNFFYRDNKLVKGQVNFSGNGNYCRSRRAEDEEMASFRRACFVEKWMLKEENDNLLVRRGSLVAESENKSFQDKDLFYFSSNSISSDSSGALSSSPDADFFSSSTKSRVSCFSSVERPKPVRVGGKDRQDELDDYKMGDENLFKSKSRALKIYASLRKMKQPISPGGKLTSFINSVFNHANEKKLKNADSSKGNQVGDLKSVGSSSNCSSASRPCLSKKSPKSREKTRNGIQRRVRFDPVSVILNGESRPKSIIGGDCKGFGRHSSVITNQLLDDLKLRRIRVKNRTVEEDDKNDKKSDDMSYGFRKKWEEEDDEDSMSDSSSDLFELDHLSSFGHSRLPMYETMKHFVI